The genomic region ATTATGGATGCGCTGGAAAAGCACAACGCCCGCAACCCCGGCAAGGAAGTGCTGTTCCTGAACTACGCGGCGGTGGACCCAGACCTCACCAACAGCAAGTGCAGCTACTGGCACTTCCGTCTGGATGCAGACACCTCCATGAAGATGGAGGCGTTGACCACCTACATGAAGGACCTGCCCGAGGTCAAAAAGGTCTACCTCATCAACCAGAACTATTCGCATGGCCAGCAGGTGTCCAAGTACGCCAAGGAGATGATGGCGCGCAAACGCCCCGATGTGCAGTTTGTGGGCGACGACCTGCACCCGCTGGCCCAGGTGCGCGACTTCTCTCCCTACATCGCGAAGATCAAGCAGTCAGGGGCAGACACCGTGATCACCGGTAACTGGGGCTCTGACCTGGCGCTGCTCATCAAGGCCGCCAACGATGCAGGTTTGAACAACGTCAACTTCTACACCTATTACGGCTCGGTCACTGGCAGCCCCACGGCCATGGGCTCGGCCGCCGCAGGCCGCGTCTACATGGTGGCCTATGCGCACATGAACTTGCCTGGCCCGCTGAACCAGATCGTGCTGGACTACAAGAAGAAGTTCAACGACGACATGTACACCGGCTCCATCTATCACGCCTACACCATGCTGTCCGAAGGCTTTGTCAAAGCCAAATCCACCGATCCCGTCAAGGTGGCCGCGGTGCTGGAGGGCATGAAGTTCAAGAGCTTCAATGGTGAGGTCGAAATGCGCAAGACCGACCACCAGCTGCAACAGGGGTTGTTCATCTCCAAGTGGGAGAAGGTCAACGACAAGTACCCCATCGACTCTGAAAATACCGGCTACACCTTTGTACCTGTGAAGTATTACGAGCCCTATGTGGCCAGCACGCCTACCTCGTGCCAGATGAAGCGCCCGTAAGCTCGGCGGCACAGCTCGGAGGCCCGACATACTCGGGCCTTTTTTTTACGATCCAGAGATGAAAAATTCCCATGAATCTTGAGTTTTTCGTGATCTCCCTGCTCAACGGCGTCAGCTACGGGCTGCTGCTGTTCATGCTGAGTTCAGGGCTTACGCTGATCTTCAGCATGATGGGGGTGCTGAACTTTGCGCACACCAGCTTCTACATGCTGGGGGCCTATTTCGCATTCACCATCTCCAGCGTGGTGGGTTTCTGGCCCGCGCTGGTGCTGGCACCTCTGGTCGTGTTCGTGATGG from Acidovorax sp. DW039 harbors:
- a CDS encoding branched-chain amino acid ABC transporter substrate-binding protein; translated protein: MKFAIKAVAASVLLVSAGGVFAQKGETVKIAWLDPLSGLMAAVGTNQLKSFQFLAEEFNKKNPAGVKFEIIGIDNKLSPQETTSALRSAMDQGARYVVQGNGSGPALAIMDALEKHNARNPGKEVLFLNYAAVDPDLTNSKCSYWHFRLDADTSMKMEALTTYMKDLPEVKKVYLINQNYSHGQQVSKYAKEMMARKRPDVQFVGDDLHPLAQVRDFSPYIAKIKQSGADTVITGNWGSDLALLIKAANDAGLNNVNFYTYYGSVTGSPTAMGSAAAGRVYMVAYAHMNLPGPLNQIVLDYKKKFNDDMYTGSIYHAYTMLSEGFVKAKSTDPVKVAAVLEGMKFKSFNGEVEMRKTDHQLQQGLFISKWEKVNDKYPIDSENTGYTFVPVKYYEPYVASTPTSCQMKRP